One window of Cohnella hashimotonis genomic DNA carries:
- a CDS encoding DUF2269 family protein, giving the protein MHGWLALHLIGVVLMVGNIATAAFWKVRADLTGNPVVIHQAARNVMAADYVFTIPGLALILVSGIVMAERSGASLSGLNWLTLSLILLAVTGLIWLGLLIPLQRKMIRSSARSADTGTIAEDYRRASRQWAIYGIAATFLPIVILYLMVMKGF; this is encoded by the coding sequence ATGCATGGATGGTTAGCGCTCCATTTGATCGGCGTCGTATTGATGGTCGGCAATATCGCCACGGCCGCCTTCTGGAAGGTCAGGGCGGACTTGACCGGGAACCCCGTCGTCATTCATCAGGCCGCCAGAAACGTCATGGCCGCCGACTACGTTTTCACCATCCCGGGTCTTGCGCTCATTCTGGTCTCCGGCATCGTTATGGCGGAGCGGTCGGGCGCTTCGCTGTCGGGTCTGAACTGGCTCACCCTGTCGCTAATCCTGCTGGCGGTCACGGGACTCATCTGGCTGGGATTGCTCATACCGCTGCAGCGCAAGATGATTCGATCGAGCGCGAGGAGCGCAGATACCGGCACGATCGCAGAGGACTACCGCCGCGCTTCGCGTCAGTGGGCGATTTACGGCATCGCCGCAACGTTTTTGCCGATCGTCATCCTGTATTTGATGGTCATGAAGGGTTTTTAA
- a CDS encoding SRPBCC family protein, translating into MPTIRKEILIDATPEQVWDAVRDVGAVHRRLVPRYTEDTRMNGHERTLTMLGGNVVREYIVSVDDEAYRMAYAVVESQTPLLHHHASLQVFPHEQGVARLVWTTDFLPDDLAAEIQARVDRGSQVMKQTIEAEAKGSVR; encoded by the coding sequence TTGCCAACGATTCGCAAGGAGATCCTCATCGATGCTACGCCAGAACAGGTATGGGACGCCGTCCGCGACGTCGGAGCCGTCCATCGCCGCCTTGTTCCCAGGTATACGGAGGATACGCGAATGAACGGTCATGAACGGACGCTGACGATGCTGGGCGGCAACGTCGTGCGCGAGTACATCGTGTCCGTCGACGACGAGGCGTATCGCATGGCTTATGCCGTCGTCGAGAGCCAGACCCCGCTGCTGCATCACCATGCTTCGCTCCAAGTGTTCCCGCACGAACAAGGCGTCGCCCGGCTCGTATGGACGACGGACTTTCTGCCGGACGATCTGGCTGCCGAGATCCAGGCGCGCGTCGACCGCGGGTCGCAGGTGATGAAGCAGACGATCGAAGCCGAGGCGAAAGGGAGCGTTCGGTAA
- a CDS encoding TetR/AcrR family transcriptional regulator, whose product MKQEERRQQTTQRLLEATKFLIAEKGCQAITMQDIVSRSGLSKGAIFHYVKNKNEIFVWVLQERLEETNASFMNEVEQGRRTFDEPMRRIGDSIVAYDNPQDITNKVLVYLLGKEDDPTVAEALRQYYERSVQLSKTWIETGQRYGVIPATVDADKTGDLFTLMTLGLRIRSSIPRAQAIYRAEDLTAFIRDMLTRG is encoded by the coding sequence ATGAAGCAAGAGGAGCGCAGGCAGCAAACGACCCAGCGATTGTTGGAGGCGACCAAGTTCTTGATCGCGGAGAAGGGCTGCCAGGCGATCACGATGCAGGACATCGTGAGCAGGTCCGGCCTGTCCAAGGGCGCCATCTTCCACTACGTAAAGAACAAAAACGAAATTTTCGTCTGGGTGCTACAGGAGCGCCTGGAAGAGACCAACGCAAGCTTCATGAACGAAGTCGAGCAGGGTAGGCGAACCTTCGACGAGCCGATGCGGAGAATCGGGGACAGTATCGTCGCTTACGACAATCCGCAGGACATCACGAACAAGGTGCTGGTGTACCTGCTCGGCAAAGAAGACGATCCCACGGTCGCTGAGGCGCTGCGGCAGTATTATGAGCGATCCGTTCAATTGTCCAAAACGTGGATCGAGACCGGGCAGCGGTACGGCGTCATTCCGGCGACGGTGGACGCGGACAAGACGGGAGACCTGTTCACGCTCATGACGCTAGGCCTTCGGATCCGTTCCAGCATCCCGCGCGCGCAGGCGATCTATAGAGCCGAGGATTTGACGGCGTTTATCCGAGATATGTTGACGAGAGGATGA
- a CDS encoding response regulator transcription factor, whose translation MFSLLIVDDHKHQVDTLAATVDWNEIGITAVHKAYGGQSALAIIEAHPIDILITDIHMPGTTGLDLIEFIDRRHKKIDSILLTGYAEFEYAKKAIELHAVDYLIKPVRDEALLESVKKVIAKRQTDLRHHQSFEHATSLLHQNLPLLKENLLHDLLQGVILTGNQLAEKLGMYQIPVKIGDYVKLAVIKFDPGFYESYDAYDIKLFEYAIKNIAEELLSPHFHLWSGKAMQGNLTLLLLPHSATAGGADAWTPSCQDTLASSAKRLVEQVEQYLKGKVAVYVSSPAPFPKEVHSVYRSVLSTVMKSGERQGFFVVAPDAAPHRKLTPLSTLYQVPMLVQLMDMGDMEKINGKFSTIFNELEQFHPDSQAHIREAYLHLLSCFTYLAHKKGIVLEDIIGTVSSHSESQVFHSAKQLKAWSGIILEALMNDAPVKNDENHRQLVHKIHSYIEQNLGKDLNLQTISEAVYLHAVYLSKIYKEITGMNLSEYILRVRMEEAKNLLENTSCKIYEITERVGYQSPQHFIRRFKQYYGVTPEIYRKR comes from the coding sequence ATGTTTTCTTTGTTGATCGTGGACGACCACAAGCATCAGGTCGATACGCTGGCGGCTACCGTAGACTGGAATGAAATCGGCATCACCGCCGTTCATAAAGCCTACGGGGGGCAAAGCGCGCTGGCGATCATCGAAGCGCACCCGATCGACATCTTGATCACCGATATTCACATGCCCGGCACGACAGGGCTCGATCTGATCGAATTCATCGACAGGCGCCATAAAAAAATAGACAGCATCCTGCTCACCGGCTATGCGGAGTTCGAATACGCCAAAAAGGCGATCGAGCTGCACGCAGTCGATTATTTAATCAAGCCCGTTCGGGATGAAGCGCTGCTGGAGTCGGTGAAAAAGGTGATTGCCAAACGCCAAACCGACTTGCGCCATCATCAAAGCTTCGAGCATGCGACCTCGCTTCTTCATCAAAACTTGCCTTTGCTGAAGGAAAACCTGCTGCACGATCTTTTGCAGGGGGTCATACTGACGGGTAATCAATTGGCGGAAAAGCTGGGCATGTATCAAATTCCGGTGAAGATCGGAGATTACGTTAAATTAGCCGTCATTAAATTCGATCCCGGCTTCTACGAATCCTACGACGCGTACGATATAAAGTTATTCGAATATGCGATCAAGAATATAGCGGAGGAGCTGCTGTCGCCCCATTTTCATCTGTGGTCCGGCAAAGCGATGCAAGGCAACTTAACGTTACTGCTGCTGCCCCATTCAGCGACAGCCGGGGGGGCGGACGCTTGGACGCCGTCATGCCAGGACACGTTGGCGTCTTCGGCCAAGCGTCTGGTGGAGCAGGTCGAACAGTATTTAAAAGGGAAAGTTGCCGTCTACGTCTCGAGCCCGGCGCCATTTCCAAAGGAAGTCCATTCCGTCTACCGGTCGGTGTTGTCTACCGTGATGAAGTCGGGGGAGAGACAAGGTTTTTTTGTCGTAGCGCCGGACGCTGCCCCTCATCGAAAACTGACGCCGCTTAGCACGCTCTATCAAGTACCGATGCTCGTGCAGTTGATGGATATGGGGGATATGGAGAAAATAAACGGAAAGTTCTCGACCATATTTAATGAACTGGAGCAGTTTCATCCGGATTCGCAAGCGCATATCCGCGAAGCCTATTTGCATCTGCTCAGCTGCTTCACTTATCTGGCACATAAGAAAGGCATCGTGCTGGAGGATATCATAGGGACTGTATCGTCGCATTCGGAAAGTCAGGTTTTTCATTCCGCCAAGCAATTAAAAGCGTGGAGCGGGATCATTCTGGAGGCGTTGATGAACGATGCCCCCGTTAAAAACGACGAGAACCACCGGCAGCTGGTCCATAAGATCCATAGCTATATTGAGCAAAATCTGGGGAAGGACCTCAATCTTCAAACGATCAGCGAGGCCGTCTATCTGCATGCGGTTTACTTGTCGAAAATTTACAAAGAAATCACGGGCATGAACTTGAGCGAATACATTTTGCGCGTGCGCATGGAAGAAGCCAAAAATCTGCTGGAAAATACGTCGTGTAAAATTTACGAGATCACCGAAAGAGTCGGCTACCAGAGTCCTCAGCACTTCATCAGGCGATTCAAGCAATATTACGGCGTGACGCCGGAGATCTATCGCAAGAGGTGA
- a CDS encoding sensor histidine kinase, with amino-acid sequence MNLITKVILLIVMILIPILGLYAYSYRQSVHVIENQINTRNEEKLANFLNQIEILLDQNMLFAALATKDPEIKSVAFGNLPESGYDRFNVIQSLQSKLSLFSITNKIMNVISIYFPRSQLFLTTDTTSVFERDAFFKSYTPNWRLNKVEVNGIPMDAFSRFFASPLHEDPDGLMNAELIIRVDFFTQNITNLLDGFKLAGNSDAFFYRSADEVVYSSTANTQRIKQLLQNYPMDQYTSQSKFHDIVSIDGKKYLLYTLASSKVDWSLVDIEPLDEILKPVVHSRNLFYAILLLLLLLGTLAASLLYFHIQVPIRILIRGVEHIKNKNFGYRIRKRRNNEFQQLFDSFNGMGMEIDHLLKRVYAEEIRSREAIMKQLQSQINPHFLYNCLAYMINMAKMNNNKSVIAMAHNLGDYYKYTTRNETLVTTLINEIELAVNYMNIMNHQLDKFQYTCDIPESMKTIKIPKLIFQPIIENAIVHGLEEILEDGWITIVGIEEPDGYRLVVEDNGPGLSREALEALKSKIAMENNESEQTGLWNVHHRFKYYFGPNSGMLLNHSALGGLKVELYWGK; translated from the coding sequence ATGAACCTGATTACGAAGGTGATCCTGCTTATCGTTATGATTCTGATCCCCATTCTAGGGCTCTATGCTTATTCGTATCGACAGTCCGTTCATGTCATAGAAAATCAGATCAATACGAGAAACGAAGAGAAGCTGGCTAACTTCCTCAATCAAATCGAAATTCTCTTGGACCAGAATATGCTTTTCGCCGCATTGGCGACCAAAGATCCCGAGATCAAAAGCGTAGCCTTCGGAAACTTGCCTGAATCGGGTTATGACCGTTTTAATGTGATTCAATCTCTTCAAAGCAAGCTCAGCTTGTTTAGCATTACGAATAAAATCATGAATGTCATCTCCATCTATTTCCCGAGAAGCCAATTGTTCTTAACAACGGATACGACCTCGGTGTTCGAGCGAGATGCGTTTTTCAAAAGCTACACGCCCAATTGGCGGCTGAACAAAGTGGAAGTTAACGGTATCCCCATGGATGCCTTTTCCCGGTTTTTTGCATCCCCTCTTCATGAGGATCCGGACGGTCTCATGAATGCCGAGCTGATCATTCGCGTGGATTTTTTCACGCAGAACATTACCAATTTGCTGGACGGGTTTAAGCTGGCGGGCAATAGCGACGCCTTTTTTTATCGAAGCGCGGACGAAGTGGTATACAGCAGTACGGCCAATACGCAAAGAATCAAGCAGCTTCTGCAAAACTATCCCATGGATCAGTATACGAGCCAATCCAAGTTCCACGATATCGTGTCCATCGACGGCAAGAAGTATCTGCTGTATACGCTCGCTTCGAGCAAGGTGGATTGGAGCCTGGTCGATATCGAGCCGCTGGACGAGATTCTGAAGCCGGTCGTTCACAGCAGAAATTTATTTTATGCGATTTTGTTGCTGCTGCTGTTGTTGGGCACCCTGGCGGCATCGCTATTGTATTTTCATATTCAGGTTCCCATTCGGATTCTGATCCGCGGCGTGGAGCACATTAAAAACAAAAATTTCGGCTATCGGATCAGGAAGCGGCGCAACAATGAATTTCAGCAGCTGTTCGATTCCTTTAACGGCATGGGCATGGAGATCGATCATTTGTTGAAGCGCGTCTACGCGGAAGAGATTCGTTCCAGAGAAGCCATCATGAAGCAGCTTCAGTCGCAGATCAACCCTCATTTTCTTTATAATTGTCTGGCCTATATGATCAATATGGCCAAGATGAACAACAACAAATCCGTCATTGCGATGGCGCATAACCTGGGGGATTACTACAAATATACGACCCGCAACGAAACGCTGGTGACGACTTTAATCAATGAAATCGAACTGGCCGTTAACTATATGAACATCATGAATCATCAATTGGATAAATTTCAGTATACTTGCGATATTCCCGAATCGATGAAAACGATCAAGATACCGAAGCTCATCTTCCAGCCGATCATCGAAAATGCGATCGTGCACGGTCTTGAAGAGATTTTAGAGGATGGATGGATTACGATCGTAGGCATAGAGGAGCCGGACGGTTATCGTCTCGTCGTCGAGGATAATGGACCGGGCCTGTCAAGGGAGGCGCTGGAAGCGCTTAAGTCGAAAATCGCCATGGAAAATAACGAAAGCGAACAAACCGGGCTATGGAACGTTCACCACCGCTTCAAATATTATTTTGGTCCGAACTCCGGTATGCTATTGAACCATTCGGCGCTGGGCGGTTTAAAGGTCGAACTCTATTGGGGCAAATGA